A window of Tautonia marina contains these coding sequences:
- a CDS encoding dihydroorotate dehydrogenase — protein MVSMGVRLGRLELSNPVLVASGTFGYVREMAAFVRLDRLGGVIPKTVTAKPRAGNPTPRTVETASGLLNAIGLDNDGIDHFRTHHLPYLRTVGTSVIANIAGEDEDQFVQMAADLGEEPGLAAIELNLSCPNVSHGLDLGIDPAAVGRVVSRCRAACPYPIIAKLTPNVTNIVPVARAAHENGADAVSLINTVVGLVVNWRARRPILANDIGGLSGPAIKPIALRMVWQVHRALPDLPIIGIGGICSADDALEFLVAGASAVQVGTATFADPSLSDRLLDDLPAKLSELGLSDVNAFIGTLQSNKE, from the coding sequence GTGGTGTCGATGGGAGTTCGTCTGGGACGCCTGGAGCTGTCCAACCCGGTTCTTGTGGCGTCGGGAACCTTCGGCTACGTCCGCGAAATGGCCGCCTTCGTCCGACTCGACCGCCTTGGCGGGGTCATCCCCAAGACCGTCACTGCCAAACCCCGCGCCGGCAACCCGACCCCTCGGACCGTCGAGACCGCCTCAGGCCTGCTCAACGCCATCGGCCTCGACAACGACGGCATCGACCACTTCCGGACCCACCACCTCCCCTACCTTCGCACCGTCGGCACCTCCGTCATCGCCAACATTGCCGGCGAGGACGAGGACCAGTTCGTCCAGATGGCCGCCGATCTGGGTGAAGAACCCGGCCTCGCCGCCATCGAGCTGAACCTCTCCTGCCCCAACGTCAGCCACGGCCTCGACCTCGGCATCGATCCCGCTGCCGTCGGCCGCGTCGTTTCTCGATGCCGCGCCGCCTGCCCCTACCCGATCATCGCCAAGCTCACCCCGAACGTCACCAACATCGTCCCCGTCGCCCGCGCCGCCCACGAGAACGGGGCCGACGCCGTCAGCCTCATCAACACCGTCGTCGGCCTCGTCGTCAACTGGCGGGCCCGCCGCCCCATCCTCGCCAACGACATCGGCGGCCTCAGCGGCCCCGCCATCAAACCCATCGCGCTGCGCATGGTCTGGCAGGTCCACCGCGCCCTCCCCGATCTCCCCATCATCGGCATCGGCGGCATCTGCTCCGCCGACGACGCCCTCGAATTCCTCGTCGCCGGCGCCTCCGCCGTCCAGGTCGGCACCGCCACCTTCGCCGATCCCTCCCTCTCCGACCGCCTCCTCGACGACCTCCCCGCCAAACTCTCCGAACTCGGCCTCTCCGACGTCAACGCCTTCATCGGTACGCTTCAATCCAACAAGGAATAG
- a CDS encoding glycoside hydrolase family 15 protein — MPLLLEDYALIGDCQTAALVGRDGSIDWLCFPRFDSGAVFAALLGNEEHGHWTIAPEGPIRAVRRQYRPGTLVLETEFDTDTGTVRITDCMPPRDELPDVLRLVECRRGTVRMTMDLVIRFDYGSIIPWVQHTPQGISAVAGPDMVRLRTDVPVHGEDFHTVSSFELSTGQTASFDLTWYPSHEKEPKEVDHTNAIHDTERWWREWIDRSSYGEGSIDETIDQPHWAEAVKRSLITLKALTYAPTGGIVAAPTTSLPELIGGVRNWDYRYCWLRDATFTLYALMNAGYHDEARAWREWLLRAVAGKPSQMQIMYGLAGEHRLTELQLPWLPGYENSSPVRIGNAAFDQFQLDVPGEVMDALHQCRKVGLEPIAASWNFQKELMNYLETAWDQPDEGIWEVRGPRRHFTHSKMMAWVAADRAVKGVEQFDRDGAVDRWRSLRDRIRHEILERAFDPEVGAFMQSYGSKFLDASVLMMPLVGFLEPNDPRMVSTVRAIEERLMHDGFVDRYETDPSVDGLPPGEGSFLLCSFWMVDNYTLMGRRADAKRMFEHLLSIRSDLGLLSEAYDLTNRRLVGNFPQAFSHIGLINTAYNLSTAAAHPAEQRQHS, encoded by the coding sequence ATGCCCTTGCTGCTTGAAGATTATGCCCTGATCGGTGATTGTCAGACGGCCGCGCTGGTCGGCCGGGACGGCTCGATCGACTGGTTGTGTTTCCCGAGGTTCGACTCGGGGGCGGTGTTTGCGGCGTTGCTCGGCAACGAGGAGCATGGGCACTGGACGATTGCGCCGGAAGGGCCGATTCGGGCGGTGCGGCGGCAGTATCGGCCGGGAACTCTGGTGCTGGAAACGGAGTTCGACACCGACACAGGGACGGTTCGGATTACCGACTGCATGCCCCCGCGCGACGAGTTGCCCGACGTGCTTCGGTTGGTCGAGTGCCGCCGGGGAACGGTCCGGATGACGATGGACCTGGTGATCCGGTTCGACTACGGCTCGATCATCCCGTGGGTGCAGCACACGCCGCAAGGGATCTCGGCGGTGGCGGGGCCGGACATGGTCCGGTTGCGAACCGATGTGCCGGTGCATGGCGAGGATTTTCATACGGTTTCCTCCTTCGAACTGTCGACCGGTCAGACGGCCAGCTTCGACCTGACGTGGTATCCGTCGCACGAGAAGGAACCGAAGGAGGTCGATCACACCAACGCCATTCACGACACCGAGCGCTGGTGGCGTGAATGGATCGATCGGTCGTCGTACGGCGAGGGCTCGATCGATGAGACGATCGACCAGCCTCACTGGGCCGAGGCGGTCAAGCGGTCGTTGATCACGCTGAAGGCCCTGACCTACGCGCCGACCGGGGGGATTGTGGCCGCACCAACGACGAGCCTGCCGGAGCTGATCGGCGGGGTTCGGAACTGGGACTACCGCTATTGCTGGCTGCGCGACGCGACGTTCACGCTGTATGCGTTGATGAACGCCGGGTATCACGACGAGGCCCGAGCCTGGCGCGAGTGGCTCTTGCGTGCCGTGGCGGGAAAGCCGTCGCAGATGCAGATCATGTACGGCCTGGCCGGCGAGCATCGCCTGACCGAGCTGCAACTGCCGTGGTTGCCGGGGTATGAGAATTCGAGCCCGGTGCGGATCGGCAACGCGGCGTTCGACCAGTTCCAGCTCGACGTGCCGGGCGAGGTGATGGACGCCCTGCACCAGTGCCGCAAGGTGGGGCTGGAGCCGATCGCCGCGTCGTGGAACTTTCAGAAGGAACTGATGAATTACCTCGAAACGGCCTGGGATCAGCCGGACGAGGGGATCTGGGAAGTGCGGGGGCCTCGGCGGCACTTCACGCATTCGAAGATGATGGCCTGGGTCGCTGCCGATCGCGCCGTTAAAGGGGTGGAACAGTTCGACCGAGACGGCGCTGTCGATCGCTGGCGAAGCCTCCGCGATCGGATTCGGCATGAAATCCTGGAACGGGCCTTCGATCCCGAGGTCGGCGCGTTCATGCAATCGTACGGATCGAAATTTCTGGATGCCAGTGTGTTGATGATGCCGCTGGTCGGATTCCTGGAACCCAACGACCCCCGGATGGTCAGCACGGTGCGGGCGATCGAGGAGCGTTTGATGCACGACGGCTTCGTCGATCGGTACGAGACGGACCCGTCGGTCGATGGCCTGCCGCCGGGCGAGGGGTCGTTTTTGCTCTGCTCGTTCTGGATGGTGGACAATTACACCTTGATGGGCCGCCGAGCCGACGCGAAGCGGATGTTCGAACACTTGTTGTCGATTCGGAGCGACCTCGGCCTGCTATCGGAAGCGTACGACCTTACCAATCGCCGGCTCGTGGGCAATTTTCCGCAGGCGTTCAGCCACATCGGCCTGATCAACACGGCGTATAACCTCAGTACCGCCGCCGCCCACCCGGCCGAGCAGCGGCAGCATAGCTAG
- a CDS encoding TlpA family protein disulfide reductase, which produces MTTRLDRSWLRRLATATTLGACFALAMASTANAQREFPDSYFFTVNRPELQAAHAEMTGQPRPEFTIGDWINADLSAGDLEGKILIVDLWATWCGPCLAAIPKNNDLAKRYADQGVLVLGICTSRGQEKLEQVVEQRDIQYPVARDPDQETAEAWNVAFYPTYAVVDRKGIVRAIGLMPSRIEDVVKAILDEQPAESDAALPQD; this is translated from the coding sequence ATGACGACACGACTCGATCGGTCCTGGCTTCGAAGACTCGCAACGGCGACGACCCTGGGCGCCTGCTTCGCCCTGGCGATGGCCTCAACCGCAAACGCCCAGCGAGAATTCCCCGATTCGTACTTCTTCACCGTCAACAGGCCCGAACTCCAGGCCGCTCACGCCGAGATGACCGGCCAGCCCCGGCCCGAGTTCACCATCGGCGACTGGATCAACGCCGATCTCTCCGCCGGCGACCTCGAAGGCAAGATCCTGATCGTCGACCTCTGGGCCACCTGGTGCGGCCCCTGCCTCGCCGCCATCCCCAAGAACAACGACCTGGCCAAGCGCTACGCCGATCAAGGCGTCCTCGTGCTCGGTATCTGCACCTCTCGCGGTCAGGAGAAGCTTGAGCAGGTCGTCGAGCAGCGCGACATTCAGTACCCCGTCGCCCGCGACCCCGACCAGGAAACCGCCGAGGCCTGGAACGTCGCCTTCTACCCCACCTACGCCGTCGTCGACCGCAAGGGGATCGTCCGCGCCATCGGCCTGATGCCCAGCCGCATCGAGGACGTCGTCAAGGCCATCCTCGACGAACAGCCCGCCGAGTCCGATGCGGCCCTTCCACAGGATTGA
- a CDS encoding DUF309 domain-containing protein, whose protein sequence is MAPDDPLPPYSYVPGGPWPHPISGAGGHLADTPRHPVSPIEADAWHRSAAYLRGVRLYNAGYYWEAHEAWESLWHAHHRRGPTADVLKALIKLAAAGVKVRQGQPRGVSTHALRAAELFEGVVALGVPRLLGLDLSSWASLARRLAADPPIAPADLRPVVAGLLGPPIEPEDG, encoded by the coding sequence ATGGCTCCCGACGACCCCCTCCCCCCCTACTCCTACGTCCCCGGAGGCCCCTGGCCGCACCCGATCAGCGGCGCCGGTGGGCACCTGGCCGATACCCCCCGCCATCCGGTTTCGCCCATCGAGGCCGACGCCTGGCACCGCTCGGCCGCCTACCTGCGCGGGGTTCGGCTCTACAACGCCGGCTACTACTGGGAGGCCCACGAAGCCTGGGAATCCCTCTGGCATGCCCACCACCGCCGCGGCCCCACCGCCGACGTTCTGAAGGCGCTCATCAAGCTCGCCGCCGCCGGCGTCAAGGTCCGCCAGGGGCAGCCCCGAGGCGTCTCCACCCACGCCCTCCGCGCCGCCGAGCTGTTCGAAGGCGTCGTCGCGCTCGGCGTTCCGCGCCTCCTGGGCCTCGATCTCTCCTCCTGGGCTTCCCTTGCCCGTCGCCTCGCCGCCGATCCCCCAATTGCCCCCGCCGATCTCCGCCCGGTCGTCGCCGGCCTGCTCGGCCCTCCCATCGAACCGGAAGACGGATGA
- the eutB gene encoding ethanolamine ammonia-lyase subunit EutB — MQRRTFLSALAGGASAVAFTSISQRLRAGMLADEPPVRLDPSGAGESVFDRVRTMAGAFDARLYTKILGAANAFKEGDEIVGVAAVDEDSRVQARTLLSNTRIEEIDAHPLIEDSLSALLRRSRDDRAAQRTEGMTVGDLKRFLLDRDEDAIKGIMPGLSSEVIGCVVKLMSNEELIAVGSKVFNPLPGSKVGARGYLGARIQPNSPTDDVIDIRWQVFSGWSFAVGDVLLGNNPVSSTPESVGAIEKTLKEVIATFGLEDVLPHCVLSHIDVQAEVEASQPGSTALWFQSIAGSDAANRTFDVSTEKMLGYADARSGPFGLYFETGQGADFTNGHAQGVDMVVHEARKYGFARALAQRVAQARANAGAEPDAWLIVNDVAGFIGPEVFRTKEQLVRCCLEDIVMGKLHGLCIGLDVCSTLHMSVSLDDLDWCLDQVTPACPAYLMGLPTKIDPMLGYLTTGFQDHVRLRETFGTRVEDRMWAFFQALGVIDADGRPTEHFGDPLWVYLQYCRRKGDARSDAEILSDGTAQMDAVRSHGVFLPRGHGERPFDLEPGLGEAITRIYDDAKESIWAELPPAFVAGVPGAVSVATRSADREDYILHPESGERLSDAGLETIRRLRQNHNGRFDVQIVISDGLNALAISEEGHLAPFLDRLRAQLERDGFRAAPEHIVVTSGRVRAGYRIGETLFGGLDGRRAVLHLIGERPGTGHRTFSVYLTSADGSVWGREDAVDHNITKVVSGIATTALSPARGVDETMSLLNIVNP, encoded by the coding sequence ATGCAACGCCGAACCTTCCTGAGCGCACTGGCGGGCGGGGCCTCGGCCGTCGCCTTCACTTCGATCTCGCAGCGATTGAGGGCCGGAATGCTCGCGGACGAGCCGCCGGTACGGCTCGATCCGTCCGGAGCGGGAGAGAGTGTTTTCGACCGGGTCCGGACGATGGCAGGGGCCTTTGACGCTCGGCTCTACACGAAAATCCTGGGCGCGGCCAATGCGTTCAAGGAGGGGGATGAAATTGTCGGCGTGGCCGCGGTGGATGAGGATTCGCGCGTCCAGGCTCGGACGCTGTTGAGCAACACGAGGATTGAGGAGATCGATGCACACCCGTTGATTGAGGACAGCCTGTCGGCATTGCTGCGGCGGTCGCGGGATGATCGGGCGGCGCAGCGGACGGAAGGAATGACCGTCGGGGACTTGAAGCGGTTCCTGCTCGATCGGGATGAGGACGCCATCAAGGGGATCATGCCGGGGTTGTCGAGCGAGGTGATCGGCTGCGTCGTGAAGCTGATGAGCAACGAGGAGCTGATCGCCGTCGGGTCGAAGGTGTTCAATCCGCTGCCGGGGAGCAAGGTCGGGGCGAGGGGGTATCTGGGGGCGAGGATCCAGCCGAACTCACCGACGGATGATGTGATTGACATTCGATGGCAGGTGTTCTCGGGCTGGTCGTTCGCGGTGGGAGACGTCTTGCTCGGCAATAACCCGGTGTCGAGCACCCCGGAATCGGTCGGGGCGATCGAGAAGACGTTGAAGGAGGTGATCGCCACGTTCGGGCTTGAAGACGTGCTGCCGCATTGCGTGCTGTCGCATATTGATGTGCAGGCCGAGGTGGAGGCATCGCAGCCGGGAAGCACGGCCCTCTGGTTTCAGAGCATCGCCGGGAGCGATGCGGCGAACCGGACGTTCGACGTGAGCACCGAGAAGATGCTGGGCTATGCCGACGCCCGATCGGGGCCGTTCGGCCTCTACTTCGAGACGGGGCAAGGTGCGGACTTCACCAACGGCCACGCGCAGGGCGTGGACATGGTGGTGCACGAAGCGCGCAAGTATGGCTTCGCCCGAGCCCTGGCCCAGCGTGTCGCCCAGGCCCGAGCAAATGCGGGGGCCGAGCCCGACGCCTGGTTGATCGTGAACGATGTGGCCGGGTTCATCGGGCCGGAGGTCTTCCGGACGAAGGAGCAGCTTGTCCGCTGCTGCCTCGAAGACATCGTGATGGGCAAGCTGCACGGGTTGTGCATCGGGTTGGATGTGTGCTCGACCCTGCACATGAGCGTATCGCTCGACGACCTGGACTGGTGCCTCGATCAGGTGACCCCGGCCTGCCCGGCGTACCTGATGGGATTGCCGACGAAGATCGACCCGATGCTCGGCTATTTGACGACCGGGTTCCAGGATCACGTGCGGTTGCGGGAGACGTTCGGGACGCGCGTCGAGGATCGCATGTGGGCGTTTTTCCAGGCACTCGGGGTCATCGACGCCGACGGCAGGCCGACCGAGCATTTCGGCGACCCGCTCTGGGTGTACTTGCAGTATTGCCGACGCAAGGGGGACGCGCGGAGCGACGCCGAGATCCTCTCCGACGGGACCGCCCAGATGGACGCCGTCCGGAGCCACGGCGTGTTCCTGCCCCGAGGGCACGGCGAGCGGCCGTTCGACCTGGAGCCGGGGCTCGGCGAGGCGATTACTCGGATTTACGACGACGCGAAGGAGAGCATCTGGGCCGAGCTTCCCCCGGCGTTCGTCGCCGGGGTGCCGGGGGCGGTTTCGGTGGCGACCCGATCGGCGGATCGAGAGGATTACATCCTTCACCCCGAATCCGGCGAGCGCCTTTCCGACGCGGGCCTTGAGACGATCCGGCGGCTCCGGCAGAACCATAACGGGCGCTTTGATGTTCAGATCGTGATTTCCGATGGTTTGAATGCCCTGGCGATCAGCGAGGAGGGGCACCTGGCGCCGTTCCTCGATCGCCTCCGCGCCCAGCTTGAGCGCGACGGGTTCCGGGCCGCTCCCGAGCACATCGTCGTCACCTCCGGCCGGGTCCGCGCGGGCTACCGGATTGGCGAGACGCTGTTCGGCGGCCTCGACGGGCGGCGGGCGGTCTTGCACCTGATCGGCGAGCGGCCCGGCACCGGGCACCGGACGTTCTCGGTTTACCTCACCTCGGCCGACGGGTCCGTCTGGGGTCGGGAGGACGCGGTCGACCACAACATCACCAAGGTCGTTTCGGGGATCGCCACGACGGCCCTCTCGCCCGCCCGGGGGGTGGACGAGACGATGAGCTTGTTGAATATCGTAAACCCCTGA
- a CDS encoding helix-turn-helix domain-containing protein: MHPRTRHSLDQLPPEARAAAEAAIARDKARRATPEGQEEQAQVIRKVREEFPPLTIDPELADALAQLRAERQRQGLSLSELSARSGIDRATLSKLETGKVPNPTVGTLRALAGALKKRISWSLTDDPAVAGR; the protein is encoded by the coding sequence ATGCATCCCCGAACCCGTCACTCGCTGGACCAACTGCCTCCAGAGGCGAGAGCCGCCGCTGAGGCTGCCATCGCCCGAGACAAGGCCCGGCGGGCGACTCCCGAAGGGCAGGAGGAGCAAGCCCAGGTCATCCGGAAGGTCCGCGAAGAATTCCCTCCCCTGACGATCGATCCGGAGCTCGCCGATGCGCTTGCGCAGCTCCGAGCCGAGAGGCAGCGGCAAGGGTTGAGCCTGTCCGAACTTTCGGCACGTTCCGGGATCGACCGGGCTACGCTCTCGAAGCTCGAAACCGGCAAGGTACCCAACCCCACTGTCGGAACCCTCCGAGCCCTGGCAGGTGCCTTGAAGAAGCGGATCTCGTGGTCGCTGACCGACGACCCCGCCGTTGCGGGGCGTTGA
- a CDS encoding PEP-CTERM sorting domain-containing protein (PEP-CTERM proteins occur, often in large numbers, in the proteomes of bacteria that also encode an exosortase, a predicted intramembrane cysteine proteinase. The presence of a PEP-CTERM domain at a protein's C-terminus predicts cleavage within the sorting domain, followed by covalent anchoring to some some component of the (usually Gram-negative) cell surface. Many PEP-CTERM proteins exhibit an unusual sequence composition that includes large numbers of potential glycosylation sites. Expression of one such protein has been shown restore the ability of a bacterium to form floc, a type of biofilm.), with protein MRPVFLSCLALALLATPAAAAPIRVTFEMSDQAGFGSNEPRTFSAILPDEPAWQSYRLNSIHVRPPQHGQAEPVSANFRLQLHFDRLIEGPVATGGPSLSFDVEMDGFVTTRPDGGMTPDGAWQGTVLSSDWQWHDSPQIQLPLIEFFRDEVSFSGYVTGGSEGELIASFILPPIPAEYLAEPVPEPSTVAGWGAVGLAALVIRHWRRKSMDKPSAE; from the coding sequence ATGCGACCGGTCTTTCTGTCCTGCCTTGCTCTGGCATTGCTCGCCACCCCCGCCGCGGCGGCCCCAATCCGGGTCACGTTCGAGATGAGCGATCAGGCCGGCTTCGGCTCGAATGAGCCGAGGACATTCTCGGCAATCCTCCCCGACGAGCCGGCGTGGCAGAGTTATCGCCTCAACAGCATTCACGTCCGACCGCCGCAACACGGACAGGCCGAGCCGGTGTCAGCCAACTTCCGGCTCCAACTTCACTTCGATCGCTTGATCGAGGGGCCGGTGGCAACGGGTGGACCTTCACTCTCCTTCGACGTGGAGATGGATGGCTTCGTCACGACCAGACCCGATGGCGGCATGACACCCGATGGTGCCTGGCAAGGGACGGTTTTGTCATCAGACTGGCAATGGCACGACTCTCCGCAGATCCAGCTTCCGCTGATCGAGTTTTTCCGGGATGAGGTGTCGTTCTCCGGTTACGTCACCGGCGGTTCGGAGGGCGAACTCATCGCATCCTTCATCCTGCCCCCGATCCCTGCCGAATACCTCGCCGAGCCAGTACCCGAGCCCTCGACCGTCGCCGGCTGGGGCGCCGTCGGCCTTGCGGCTCTCGTCATCCGGCACTGGCGTCGCAAGTCGATGGATAAGCCTTCGGCGGAATGA